A single region of the Myripristis murdjan chromosome 3, fMyrMur1.1, whole genome shotgun sequence genome encodes:
- the LOC115357149 gene encoding retinol dehydrogenase 13 isoform X1, translating to MQNYAEEIRHFMESHVSGILAALIAAGVFSFVSGVVVLAFRRWMAGRACRSKARLDGKTVLITGANTGIGKETALDLACRGARVILACRDMTKAHSAAEEIRQCSGNGNVVVKKLDLASLQSVRDLAKDIQENEERLDILINNAGIMRCPKWQTEDGFEMQFGVNHLGHFLLTNCLLDLLKKSSPSRVVIVSSLAHERGRIHFEDINLDKDYNHSESYRQSKLANVLFCRELATRLQGTGVTVYSLHPGVIRTELVRHLFPSFALWKRIIVMPVMMMIKTPKEGAQTTIYCAVEESLANDSGLYYSNCAVKEPAAQARDDAAAKKLWDLSASMVGLA from the exons ATGCAAAACTACGCGGAGGAGATCAGGCATTTCATGGAGAGCCATGTTTCCGGGATTTTAGCTGCCCTCATTGCAG CAGgagtattttcatttgtgtcaGGGGTCGTCGTGTTGGCCTTTCGCAGGTGGATGGCTGGCAGAGCGTGTCGCAGCAAGGCCAGGCTGGACGGAAAAACAGTCCTTATCACTGGAGCCAACACTGGCATTGGGAAAGAGACAGCCCTGGATCTGGCCTGTCGAG GGGCCAGAGTGATCTTAGCCTGCAGAGACATGACCAAAGCCCACAGCGCAGCAGAGGAGATTCGGCAGTGCAGCGGGAATGGCAATGTGGTGGTGAAGAAACTGGACCTGGCCTCACTGCAGTCTGTCAGAGACCTGGCCAAAGACATCCAGGAGAACGAGGAACGTCTGGACATCCTCATCAACAACGCAG GGATCATGAGGTGTCCTAAGTGGCAAACTGAAGATGGCTTTGAAATGCAGTTTGGCGTCAACCACCTGGGGCACTTTCTCCTCACCAACTGCCTTCTTGATCTGCTGAAAAAATCGTCTCCAAGTCGCGTTGTCATTGTCTCCAGCCTGGCCCACGAGAGAG GTCGTATACACTTTGAGGACATCAACTTGGACAAAGACTACAACCATTCGGAAAGCTACCGCCAAAGCAAGCTGGCCAATGTTCTTTTCTGCAGAGAACTGGCTACCAGACTACAAG GCACTGGTGTGACAGTGTATAGTCTGCACCCTGGGGTCATTCGCACTGAGCTGGTCCGCCACTTATTCCCCTCCTTTGCCCTGTGGAAGCGGATCATCGTCATGCCtgtcatgatgatgataaaaacgCCCAAGGAGGGAGCTCAGACCACCATCTACTGCGCTGTGGAGGAGAGCCTGGCAAATGACAGCGGCCTCTACTACAG
- the tmed3 gene encoding transmembrane emp24 domain-containing protein 3, whose product MHYLGLCCLLLHGILAQATELTFELPDNDKQCFYEDLENGVKFDIDFQVIAGGNYDVDCFVTDPFNNVLYQERKKQYDSFSHTTTTKGVYKVCFSNEFSTFSHKTVYLDFRAGNEQPLLPDMNRATALTQMESACLSIHEILKVVSDSQTWYRLREAHDRIRAEDLHERVTYWSIGETMLLFVVSIGQVLMLRSFFSEKKGTVAAST is encoded by the exons ATGCACTACTTGGGCCTGTGCTGCTTGCTGCTGCATGGGATCTTAGCTCAAGCCACAGAGCTGACATTTGAATTACCTGACAACGATAAACAATGTTTCTACGAAGACCTAGAGAATGGAGTCAAGTTTGACATAGACTTCCAA GTCATTGCAGGTGGGAACTATGATGTGGACTGCTTTGTCACAGATCCTTTCAACAATGTCCTGTATcaggagagaaagaagcagtATGACAGCTTCTcccacaccacaaccaccaagGGAGTCTACAAGGTCTGCTTCAGCAATGAGTTCTCAACTTTTTCACACAAAACGGTGTACCTGGACTTCCGTGCTGGCAATGAGCAACCCCTCCTCCCGGACATGAACAGAGCCACAGCACTGACTCAA ATGGAGTCAGCATGCCTCTCCATTCATGAGATCCTTAAGGTGGTGTCAGACTCCCAGACATGGTACAGGCTGAGGGAGGCGCACGACCGCATCCGGGCCGAGGACTTGCACGAGCGGGTGACCTACTGGTCCATCGGAGAGACCATGCTGCTGTTTGTCGTCAGCATCGGTCAAGTCCTGATGCTCAGGAGCTTCTTCAGTGAGAAGAAAGGCACAGTGGCAGCCTCCACTTAG
- the LOC115357149 gene encoding retinol dehydrogenase 13 isoform X2, translating into MQNYAEEIRHFMESHVSGILAALIAGVVVLAFRRWMAGRACRSKARLDGKTVLITGANTGIGKETALDLACRGARVILACRDMTKAHSAAEEIRQCSGNGNVVVKKLDLASLQSVRDLAKDIQENEERLDILINNAGIMRCPKWQTEDGFEMQFGVNHLGHFLLTNCLLDLLKKSSPSRVVIVSSLAHERGRIHFEDINLDKDYNHSESYRQSKLANVLFCRELATRLQGTGVTVYSLHPGVIRTELVRHLFPSFALWKRIIVMPVMMMIKTPKEGAQTTIYCAVEESLANDSGLYYSNCAVKEPAAQARDDAAAKKLWDLSASMVGLA; encoded by the exons ATGCAAAACTACGCGGAGGAGATCAGGCATTTCATGGAGAGCCATGTTTCCGGGATTTTAGCTGCCCTCATTGCAG GGGTCGTCGTGTTGGCCTTTCGCAGGTGGATGGCTGGCAGAGCGTGTCGCAGCAAGGCCAGGCTGGACGGAAAAACAGTCCTTATCACTGGAGCCAACACTGGCATTGGGAAAGAGACAGCCCTGGATCTGGCCTGTCGAG GGGCCAGAGTGATCTTAGCCTGCAGAGACATGACCAAAGCCCACAGCGCAGCAGAGGAGATTCGGCAGTGCAGCGGGAATGGCAATGTGGTGGTGAAGAAACTGGACCTGGCCTCACTGCAGTCTGTCAGAGACCTGGCCAAAGACATCCAGGAGAACGAGGAACGTCTGGACATCCTCATCAACAACGCAG GGATCATGAGGTGTCCTAAGTGGCAAACTGAAGATGGCTTTGAAATGCAGTTTGGCGTCAACCACCTGGGGCACTTTCTCCTCACCAACTGCCTTCTTGATCTGCTGAAAAAATCGTCTCCAAGTCGCGTTGTCATTGTCTCCAGCCTGGCCCACGAGAGAG GTCGTATACACTTTGAGGACATCAACTTGGACAAAGACTACAACCATTCGGAAAGCTACCGCCAAAGCAAGCTGGCCAATGTTCTTTTCTGCAGAGAACTGGCTACCAGACTACAAG GCACTGGTGTGACAGTGTATAGTCTGCACCCTGGGGTCATTCGCACTGAGCTGGTCCGCCACTTATTCCCCTCCTTTGCCCTGTGGAAGCGGATCATCGTCATGCCtgtcatgatgatgataaaaacgCCCAAGGAGGGAGCTCAGACCACCATCTACTGCGCTGTGGAGGAGAGCCTGGCAAATGACAGCGGCCTCTACTACAG